The nucleotide sequence TCTCCTTCGCCAACCTCGTGCTCACGGCAATCCTCGTGGGAGTGATCGCGTAATGATTGGAATCCTCAAAGGCATGGCGACGACGATGAAACACGCGCTGGACGGCGAGACGTTCACCGTCGAGTATCCCGACGTGGCGCCGGAGGTGAGCCCGCGGTTCCGCGGCGTCCACAAGTTCAGCCAGGAGCGGTGTATCTGGTGTCGGCAATGCGAGAACGTCTGTCCGAACGACACGATCCAGATCGTGCAGGACGACCAGCGCAACGGCGAACAGTACAACCTCCACATCGGCCAGTGTATCTACTGCCGGCTCTGTGAGGAGGTGTGTCCGACGGACGCCATCCTGCTCACGCAGAACTTCGAGTTCACGGCCGACACCAAGGACGACTTCGTCTACAACAAGGAACAGTTGAAGAACGTCCCCTGGTACAAGGGGATCGACCCGCTCGAATCCCGGAACCCCGACCGGGGAGCGTGGATCGGCGAGGGTGACGGGGAGATCGACTACCAGTAAGGCTCCGGACGGCCGCGCCGTGTGGGCGCTGGATCGTCTCGAAACGTTCAAAGGAATACCTCAAGCAAATTCAAGCAATGGTGTATGAAACGATTGCGTTCGCGCTGTTCTCCCTGGTAACGCTGGGGTGCAGCCTGGGCGTCGTCCTCGTCGAGGACGTGTGGCACTCCGCACTCCTCCTCGGTGGCGCCCTGTTGAGCGTCGCGGTCCACTACGTGATGTTACAGGCGGAGTTTCTGGCCGCCATGCAGATCCTCGTCTACGTGGGCGGGGTTCTGATCCTCATCACGTTCGCCGTGATGCTCACGAAATCGACAGCGGAACAGCCCTCGGAGGTGAGCGAGGCGTGACGACGAAGCCGAAACTGCGGGTCGGGTCGCATCTGCTGCCCGGTCTGGCGGCCGTCGCGCTCTTTGTCGTCATCGCCGTCGCCGTCCTCCGGGCCTCGTTCGGCGACCCGCAAGGGTTCCCGTCGGACGGAAGCATCACCGCCAGCATCGGCTACGCGATGTTCAACCTCGACATGGGGGCGGTCCCCGGCGAGGGCTTTCTCGTGAGCCTCATCGTCATCGCCGTCGCGCTGGACGCGGCCCTCGACGGGTCGCTCCTGCTGGCGAAACGCGAGCAGGACGGCAGCGCCGTCGCGCTCCTGGCCGACGGCGGCCGGCGGGTCCGCGACCGACTGACCGACGGCGACGGGGCGGACGTCGCCGATGCCGACGACGACGTCGAGGGAGGTGACCGCTGATGGTACCTGTCCAGTGGTACCTCCTGCTGGCGACGGCCGTGTTCTGCATCGGCCTGTTCGGCATCCTGACCCGGAAGAACGCCCTACTCTTCCTGATGTCGGTCGAGCTCATGCTGAACGCCGCCAACATCAACCTCGTCGCCTTCTCGGCGTACTGGGGCAACGTCACCGGGCAGACGTTCAGCCTGTTCACGATGGCCCTGGCCGCCGCCGAGGTGGCGGTCGGCATCGGGATCATCCTCGTGCTGTATCGCAACTTCGACGACGTGGACGTGACGCTCGCACGGGAGATGAGGTGGTAAGATGGTCGGAGCGTTCGACTACGCGCCAGCCATCGTCCTCCTCCCCTTCCTCTCCTTCCTCGTGGCGCTCGCGGGGGGCAAGTACCTCCCCAAGGGCGGCGCGTTCGGCGGCATCGCCGCCACCGCGGGGTCGCTCGTGCTGTCGGCGTGGGTCTTCCTGACCGTCAGCGCGGGCAACGCCTACAACGAGACGCTCTACACGTGGGTCGCGGGCGCTGGCGAGGGGACGACCCGACTCACCTTCGGCCTCCTGCTCGACCCGCTCGCGGCGATGATGCTGCTCATCGTCTCGCTGGTCGCGCTCCTGGTCCACGTGTTCAGCCTCGGGTACATGAACGACGAGGGCGAGACCGGACTCCCGCGGTACTACGCCGGCCTCGGTCTCTTCACCGCCTCCATGCTCGGGTTCGTCGTCGCCGACAACCTGCTGATGGCGTTCATGTTCTTCGAGCTGGTCGGCCTCTGTTCGTACCTCCTGATCGGCTTCTGGTTCCGGGAGGACGGCCCGCCGAGCGCCGCGAAGAAGGCGTTCCTGGTCACCCGCTTCGGTGACTACTTCTTCCTCGTGGGCGTGGTCGCCGTCTTCGCCACCTTCGGCACCGCGAAGTTCGCGGGCGAGGGGGCGTTCCCGGTCCTCGCCGAGGAGGCCCTCAACGGGGGCGCCGAGGTCGCCACCTTCGGGTTCGCGCCCGAGACGTGGTTCACGATCCTCGGCCTGTTGATCCTCGGCGGCGTCATCGGGAAATCCGCGCAGTTCCCGCTGCACACGTGGCTCCCGGACGCCATGGAGGGTCCGACCCCCGTCTCCGCGCTCATCCACGCCGCGACGATGGTCGCGGCCGGCGTCTACCTCGTCGCGCGGATGTACGGGTTCTACGCGCTCTCGCCGACGGCGCTCGGCATCGTCGCGCTGGTCGGCGGCTTCACCGCCCTCTTCGCCGCGACGATGGGCGTCGTCAAGCGGGAGATCAAGCAGGTGCTCGCTTACTCCACCATCTCGCAGTACGGCTACATGATGCTGGGGCTCGGCGCCGGCGGCTACGTGGCCGCGACTTTCCACCTGCTGACCCACGCCTTCTTCAAGGCGCTCCTCTTCCTGGGCGCCGGGGCGGTCATCATCGCCATGCACCACGACGAGGACATGTGGAACATGGGCGGCCTCAAGGATCGGATGCCCGTCACCTACTACACCTTCCTCTCCGGATCGCTGGCGCTCGCGGGCATCGTCCCCTTCGCCGGCTTCTGGTCGAAGGACGAGGTGCTGTACGAGGCGCTCGTCCACGGCCTCGGCGGCTCGCCGCTCCTCCTCGCGGGCTACGCGATGGGGCTGGTGGCCGTCTTCTTCACCGGGTTCTACACCTTCCGGATGGTGTTTCTCACTTTCCACGGCGACCCGCGAACCGACATCGCCCGCGACCCCCACGGCGTGCGCTGGAACGTGAAGGGGCCGCTGGTGGTCCTCGGGATCCTCGCGGCCACCGTCGGGTTCGTCAACATGGTGCCGGTACAGGACCTGACGGGGATCCACCTCGAATTCCTGCACGACTGGCTGGCCCACGGCGAACTCTCGGCGCTCACCAGCGAACACTACGGCGAACTCCTCCACGACTACGCGGGCTACACGTCCGCGGACGTGGCGTCGTACGTGGCCGGTGCGGTGTCGCTCGCGCTCGCGCTCGCCGGTGCCGGCCTCGCGCACGTCCTCTACAACGTGCCGGAGCCCACGGAGCACACGGCGAAGCTGGGCGCGGTGAAGGACCTCTGGTACAACAACTACTACCAGGACGAGTACCAGATCTGGCTCGCGGAGTCGTTCGTCCTGCCGCTCGCGCGGCTGGCCGACAAGTTCGATCAGGGCGTCGTCGACGGCGTCGTGAACGGCGTCTCTAGCGTGAGCCTCTTCGCCGGGAGCCGCATCCGGCGGATCCAGACCGGCGTCGTGAGCAACTACGCCGCACTCCTCACCCTCGGGTTGACGGCGTTGCTTGTGGTCTTCGGGGTTCTCGGAGGGTGGTTCGTATGATAATCGAAGCGCTGATCGCCATCACGTTCGTCGCCTCGATGGCCGTGTTGCTGGCCCCGGACGAGTGGGCCGGTCGCCTCGCGGCGGCGCTGAGCCTGCTCCCCATCGTGGGGAGTCTCTACATGTGGAGTCGATTCGACGCGACGGGCAACGCCCTCACCGGCGGTGACCCCGCGTTCGAGACGACCGTCCAGTGGCTGGAACTGGGCGGCTACACGCTCAACTGGCACGTCGGCGTCGACGGCATCGGCCTGCCACTGGTCGTGTTGACGACGGTCCTGACGACCCTCGCCATCGTGAGCGCCTGGGCCTCCATCGACGACCGCCAGTCGCAGTTCTACGGACTGATGCTGTTCATGGAGGCGAACCTGCTTGGCGTCTTTACGGCGCTCGATTTCTTCGTCTGGTTCGTCTTCTGGGAGGCCGTCCTCCTGCCGATGTACTTCCTCATCGGCGTCTGGGGCGGCCCGCGGCGGAAGTACGCCGCGATCAAGTTCTTCGTCTACACCAACATCGCGTCGCTCGCGATGTTCATCGGCTTCATCGCCCTGGTGTTCGGCCTCGGCGACTCGGTGTCGTCGCTCGACATGCCGGCCATCGCCGGGGCGTTGCGGGCGGGCGAACTCGGCTCGCTGTTCGGCATCCCCGCCGCGACCCTGCGGAGCGTCGCCTTCGTGGCGATGTTCCTCGGCTTCGCGGTGAAAGTGCCCATCGTCCCCTTCCACACGTGGCTGCCGGACGCCCACGTCGAGGCGCCGTCGCCGGTGTCGGTGATGCTGGCCGGCGTCCTCCTGAAGATGGGGACCTACGCCCTGCTTCGGTTCAACTTCACCATGCTGCCGGAGACGGCGACGCAGTTCGCGGTTCCCATCGCCCTGATCGCCGTGATCAGCGTCATCTACGGCGCGATGCTGGCGCTGGCCCAACAGGACCTCAAGCGCATCGTCGCCTACTCGTCCGTGTCGTCGATGGGCTACGTCATCCTCGGACTGATCGCCTACACGACCTACGGGGTCGGCGGGGCGACCTTCCAGATGATCGCCCACGGCCTCATCTCGGGGCTGATGTTCATGTCGGTCGGCGTCATGTACAACACGACCCACACCAGGATGGTCGGCGACATGTCCGGGATGGCCGACCGGATGCCGGTCACCGCCGGCATCTTCGTCGCCGGCGCCTTCGGCTACATGGGGCTGCCCCTGATGGCCGGCTTCGCCGGCGAGTTCTTCATCTTCAAGGGCGCGTTCGAGTCGACGGTCCACGCCGCCATGCCGCTGTTCACCGCGGCGGCCATGTTCGGCATCGTGATCGTCGCGGGCTACCTGCTGTTCGCGATGCAGCGGACGCTCTTCGGCTCGTTCCGCCTGGAGACCGACTACGAGGTCGGCCCGGCTCCGCTCAGCGAGACGGCACCCCTCGCGGTGTTGCTCGTGACTATCATCGTCCTCGGGGTCGCTCCCGACCTCTTCTTCGGGATGATCCAGGACGCGGTCGATCCCCTCCTCGAGTTCGGAGGTGACCTCTCGTGACACCACTACAGATCCAGTTGCCGACCTGGGCGGCCGTCGCCCCGACGCTGCTGCTCGGGCTGACGGCGCTCGTCCTGCTGCTCGTCGACAGTATCGACCCCGACTCGACGCGACCGACCGCGCTCGCGGGCGTCGCGACGTTCGGGAGCCTCGCCGCGCTCGCCGTCGCCGGCTGGTACCTGCTCGCGGGGACCGGCCAGCAGGGCGGCGCCATCGAACTCTACGGCGGCTCCGTCGTCGTCGACGGCCTGAGCCTGTTCTTCACGGTCGTCGTCTCCAGCGTCGTCGCCATGGTGTCGCTGGCGAGCTACGACTACCTGCGTGACCGCACCTACCAGGCGGAGTTCTATTCCCTGGTCATGCTGGCGGCCACGGGCATGAGCCTCATGGCCTCCTCGGGATCGCTGGCG is from Haloplanus salinarum and encodes:
- a CDS encoding complex I subunit 4 family protein, whose protein sequence is MIIEALIAITFVASMAVLLAPDEWAGRLAAALSLLPIVGSLYMWSRFDATGNALTGGDPAFETTVQWLELGGYTLNWHVGVDGIGLPLVVLTTVLTTLAIVSAWASIDDRQSQFYGLMLFMEANLLGVFTALDFFVWFVFWEAVLLPMYFLIGVWGGPRRKYAAIKFFVYTNIASLAMFIGFIALVFGLGDSVSSLDMPAIAGALRAGELGSLFGIPAATLRSVAFVAMFLGFAVKVPIVPFHTWLPDAHVEAPSPVSVMLAGVLLKMGTYALLRFNFTMLPETATQFAVPIALIAVISVIYGAMLALAQQDLKRIVAYSSVSSMGYVILGLIAYTTYGVGGATFQMIAHGLISGLMFMSVGVMYNTTHTRMVGDMSGMADRMPVTAGIFVAGAFGYMGLPLMAGFAGEFFIFKGAFESTVHAAMPLFTAAAMFGIVIVAGYLLFAMQRTLFGSFRLETDYEVGPAPLSETAPLAVLLVTIIVLGVAPDLFFGMIQDAVDPLLEFGGDLS
- a CDS encoding NADH-quinone oxidoreductase subunit J — encoded protein: MVYETIAFALFSLVTLGCSLGVVLVEDVWHSALLLGGALLSVAVHYVMLQAEFLAAMQILVYVGGVLILITFAVMLTKSTAEQPSEVSEA
- a CDS encoding NuoI/complex I 23 kDa subunit family protein codes for the protein MIGILKGMATTMKHALDGETFTVEYPDVAPEVSPRFRGVHKFSQERCIWCRQCENVCPNDTIQIVQDDQRNGEQYNLHIGQCIYCRLCEEVCPTDAILLTQNFEFTADTKDDFVYNKEQLKNVPWYKGIDPLESRNPDRGAWIGEGDGEIDYQ
- a CDS encoding proton-conducting membrane transporter, with the translated sequence MTTKPKLRVGSHLLPGLAAVALFVVIAVAVLRASFGDPQGFPSDGSITASIGYAMFNLDMGAVPGEGFLVSLIVIAVALDAALDGSLLLAKREQDGSAVALLADGGRRVRDRLTDGDGADVADADDDVEGGDR
- the nuoK gene encoding NADH-quinone oxidoreductase subunit NuoK, whose translation is MVPVQWYLLLATAVFCIGLFGILTRKNALLFLMSVELMLNAANINLVAFSAYWGNVTGQTFSLFTMALAAAEVAVGIGIILVLYRNFDDVDVTLAREMRW
- the nuoL gene encoding NADH-quinone oxidoreductase subunit L, whose translation is MVGAFDYAPAIVLLPFLSFLVALAGGKYLPKGGAFGGIAATAGSLVLSAWVFLTVSAGNAYNETLYTWVAGAGEGTTRLTFGLLLDPLAAMMLLIVSLVALLVHVFSLGYMNDEGETGLPRYYAGLGLFTASMLGFVVADNLLMAFMFFELVGLCSYLLIGFWFREDGPPSAAKKAFLVTRFGDYFFLVGVVAVFATFGTAKFAGEGAFPVLAEEALNGGAEVATFGFAPETWFTILGLLILGGVIGKSAQFPLHTWLPDAMEGPTPVSALIHAATMVAAGVYLVARMYGFYALSPTALGIVALVGGFTALFAATMGVVKREIKQVLAYSTISQYGYMMLGLGAGGYVAATFHLLTHAFFKALLFLGAGAVIIAMHHDEDMWNMGGLKDRMPVTYYTFLSGSLALAGIVPFAGFWSKDEVLYEALVHGLGGSPLLLAGYAMGLVAVFFTGFYTFRMVFLTFHGDPRTDIARDPHGVRWNVKGPLVVLGILAATVGFVNMVPVQDLTGIHLEFLHDWLAHGELSALTSEHYGELLHDYAGYTSADVASYVAGAVSLALALAGAGLAHVLYNVPEPTEHTAKLGAVKDLWYNNYYQDEYQIWLAESFVLPLARLADKFDQGVVDGVVNGVSSVSLFAGSRIRRIQTGVVSNYAALLTLGLTALLVVFGVLGGWFV